The DNA region TCCGGTTGGAATAAATTCAGTTCCATTTTCTGCTTTAATTTTTATTGATTTGTCTTTAAATTGTGTCATTCGTGACAATTCACCAATAGTTGTATTGCACAATAAAATATGTGCTAATAAGGTAACTTCTAAAACATCTGATTGAACAAAAATAATTGCTTTTTGTGGGTCCAAACCACATGCATAATATAATGCAACCATATTTTTAATGTTATTTCGTAATTCTTCTTTGCTAATTGGAATTGTAATTGCATGTAAGTTTGCCACAAAAATAATTAAATTATTATCTTTTTGTAATTCAATAAAATTTTTTATTGCCCCAATATAATTTCCTAAAGTTAATTGCCCTGTAGCAGTAATGCCTGAAACGATTGTTGGTTTTTTTTGTTCCATATGTTCTCCCTTCTTGTCCAAATTTAATAACATATTTAGTAATATCATAGCAAATATTTTAGTCTTTCCAAAAGAAAAACAATAAAAGGTAGTATTTTTTTGGAATTTCAACCGATTTTGTTTACTATTTTTTGAACAAATAATATAATAACATTATACACTTAAAAGGAGAGTAAAAAATTATGTCGAGAATTGAGAAAATTAATGCTCGTGAAGTAATTGATTCACGAGGAAATCCAACTGTTCAAGTTGAAATTTGAACAGAATTTGGCGGATATGGTTCAGCAATGGTACCATCAGGAGCTTCAACTGGAAGTCGTGAAGCATTAGAATTAAGAGATAGTGATAAAGGACGTTACCAAGGGAAAGGTGTTTTAAAAGCAGTTGGGAATGTTAATACAAAAATTGCCGAACAACTGGTTGGAATGGAAGTAACAAACCAAGTTGAAATTGATCATGCCATGATTACTTTAGATGGAACTGATTTTAAAAAGAATTTAGGTGCTAATGCACTGCTGGGAGTATCAATGGCTGTTGCAAAAGCAGCTGCTTCGGAATTAGAAATGCCATTATACAAATATTTAGGTGGTGTAAATGGGAAAAAATTACCTGTTCCAATGTTAAATATTATTAATGGAGGAGAACATGCTGATAGTGCAATTGATTTCCAAGAATTTATGATTATGCCAGTTGGAGCTGAAACTTTTAAAGAATCTTTAAGATGATCATCAGAAATTTTCCATACTTTAAAAAAAATCTTACATGATAAAGGTGACATTACTGCTGTTGGCGATGAAGGTGGTTTTGCTCCGAATTTTAATTGAGCATATAAAGATCAAACTTTAGTTTCATTTCAAACAAAAACACCAGCTGAGGTTGCCTTAGATTTAATTGTTGAAGCAATTGAAAAAGCAGGATATAAACCAGGCAAAGAAGGTGTTATGATTGCAATGGATTGTGCTTCATCAGAATTATATTTTGATGATAAAAAATATCACTTTAAGAAAATTGAAAAAGTTACTGGTAAAGAATATGCCATGACAACAGAAGAATTAATTAAATATTTAGACAAATTAGTTGATAAATACCCAATTATTTCAATTGAAGATGGTTTAGCAGAAGGTGATTGAGCTGGTTTTGAATTACAAGTAAAAACAATGGGGCATAAAATTCAAATTGTTGGTGATGACTTATTTGTTACAAATCCAAAAATTACAGCAGAAGGGATTGCTCGTAACGCTGCAAATTCTGTTTTAATTAAATTAAATCAAATTGGAACAGTTACTGAAACAATTGATACAATTCAATTAGCACAAAAAGCAGGTTGAACAACAGTTGTTTCACATCGTTCAGGAGAAACAGAAGATTCAACAATTGCTGATTTAGCAGTCGCTTTAAATACTGGTCAAATTAAAACAGGAAGTATGTCACGAAGTGATAGAATTGCAAAATATAATCGTTTATTAGCAATTGAAGAAGAGTTAGGAACAGTAGCTGAATATGATGGAATTAAAACATTTTATAATTTAAAAAAACATGTTGCTGATTTAAAAAAATAACTTTATAAAAGTTTATTTTTTTATTATGATTATATAAATATTTATGGTGATAAAAGAACGTAACAATACTAAATATTTGAAATTGGCATCGTATAATCGAAGTGCAACAAATCAATTTTGAAAGGAGTTGATTTTTTATTGAAAATAATGCTTTGTTTGCATAATTTTAATTCCTTAATTAAAAATATTAAAAAAAAATTTACTTTCCAAAACTGTAAAAACCAAAAATACAAAATGTGTGTGGTTTCTACACCAGTAGGGGAGTATGGTTTTTTGAACTTGATAAAGTCATACCTTTAGATACAGTTATCTTAGATACTGAAGAATATATGTATCGTTTATTTAATATGATAATTCAAATTTTCCGGGGCAAAATATTAAAACATCAAAAGAAATTATTCCAGAGCTTTGTTATAAAGATGATGAAATTGAATTAAATTTAAGAAAAGAACAAATGGTATTACATAACATTTATATACCTTTCATTAACTTATAAAATTTTTAATATTTAATACGAATAATTTATATATAATTGATATATGATAAAATCAATTATATATAAAACAATAAAAAGGAGTAATCTATATGAAAAAATGACTTAGCATAATAGGTGTTTCAAAATCGTAGTTCGTTTATTGAAAATGGATATATTGATAATTTACAGTATAATACTGTTTTAGTTAACTTTTTTGCGTTGAAATTGCAAAATTTTAATAATATTTTGTTGAGTAAAAATATTAACGATAAATTACAATTTGATAAATTATTAAATAGTATGTTTAAGATTTCACAGAAATTTTATACTAATTATTTACGCACGATTTTTGATTTAGAAAATAATACTTATGTGCAAGGTTATAATAAAAAATATGGTTTATTAGTAAATAATGGTTTTAAAATTTATCCACGATATTTTTATTTTTCAGATAAATATAAGAAATTAGATATTAAATTATAATTCAGCATTTAAAAATCGGTTTTATACCATTAATAATTATGGTAGTGTTTTTAATTATGATTTTTCAGTTGCTAATAATTATAATATTAGGTTAAATTCGGGTTATGTTTTTGGTGGTGATTTACAAAATAAATATGGTTTGCAATATAAAAAAATTGAAGAACAAAAAATCGGTTATAATGTTTTTGAATTGCAAGCACAAAAAGATAATGATATGTACCGATATTATGATTTTAATTTTGGTATTTATAACTGACAAGAAATTAATAACGGTGGGTTGTTCCCCGATAAACAATGATGACAAGTTCAATATATAACTCCTAAAGGTTGATGAGATTTTGGTGCTCATATTAAAAATGCGGTGATTTGGATTGTTAATACTATTCCGGGAGTTAAACAAGTTAACGAGTTAGCGAGTGGTGTTGGCAAGGTTTTTGAGATAGTATATAGTTTTTTTAGTCAAATATTTGAGGTATGAAAATTTAATCCAGCATTGTATAGTACAATAACAAATATTTTTTTATTAATTATATTTATGAAATTTGTACGATTAATATAAAAAAGGAACTGTTATTTAGTTCCTTTTTGTTATTTTCAGTCAATAATTTCACCGGTGTTTTTGTTAATGGTTGGTAATTGTGGTTCACCAACGCTATCTCAACGATAAACAGGAAAATTAATTCCATATTTTAAATGTTGTCAGTATGTATAGTGATTTTTTATAAAATTACTATCAAAATAAACTTTTTCGCAAATATATTTATCAATAATTTGAATATCAGTAATTCGAATATAAAAATATCATTTATTATTTGGTTTTGAAAACTCACTTTCTCTATTATTATTTTCAATTAATTTTCAATTACTATCTTTTGGTGGTTGTTGTTGATTATCTGGTAGTTCTGGTTTATTATTCCTTCTACCGTTTTCATTGTTATTTGGTTTTTCACAACTAATTAATGTGGTTGTGCTTGTTGCTGTTAATCCGATTACTCCTATTATGCTAAGTCATTTTTTCATATAGATTACTCCTTTTTATTGTTTTATATATAATTGATTTTATCATAT from Spiroplasma kunkelii CR2-3x includes:
- the eno gene encoding phosphopyruvate hydratase, translated to MSRIEKINAREVIDSRGNPTVQVEIWTEFGGYGSAMVPSGASTGSREALELRDSDKGRYQGKGVLKAVGNVNTKIAEQLVGMEVTNQVEIDHAMITLDGTDFKKNLGANALLGVSMAVAKAAASELEMPLYKYLGGVNGKKLPVPMLNIINGGEHADSAIDFQEFMIMPVGAETFKESLRWSSEIFHTLKKILHDKGDITAVGDEGGFAPNFNWAYKDQTLVSFQTKTPAEVALDLIVEAIEKAGYKPGKEGVMIAMDCASSELYFDDKKYHFKKIEKVTGKEYAMTTEELIKYLDKLVDKYPIISIEDGLAEGDWAGFELQVKTMGHKIQIVGDDLFVTNPKITAEGIARNAANSVLIKLNQIGTVTETIDTIQLAQKAGWTTVVSHRSGETEDSTIADLAVALNTGQIKTGSMSRSDRIAKYNRLLAIEEELGTVAEYDGIKTFYNLKKHVADLKK
- a CDS encoding lipoprotein; protein product: MKKWLSIIGVIGLTATSTTTLISCEKPNNNENGRRNNKPELPDNQQQPPKDSNWKLIENNNRESEFSKPNNKWYFYIRITDIQIIDKYICEKVYFDSNFIKNHYTYWQHLKYGINFPVYRWDSVGEPQLPTINKNTGEIIDWK